CCGACCGCTAGCCAGGCACTCTCCATCTATGGCATTGAGTTGATAGACGGGTTCGAGCTAGAATTTTACGACGTTTATGAAGGAATGCAAATCGATCTAGACGTTGCACCAGAAGGGATGTACAAATTCCAAATCTGCATTAAGATATCGACGAGGCAGATTTCTTTAGAGGTGAAAGGTTTGGACACTGTGGCCTACTTGAAGGAGAGAATTCAAATAGAGGATGGGACACCGATCGAACGGTTGACACTTTTCTATTCAGGCACAAAAATGGAAGATGCGCGATGTCTTGGGGATTATGGGATAGTAGAACATTCAGAAATCATTGCCATCATCAAGCCAATTCCACGATTGAAGGCGGTGCCACCTCCCCGACGGTTGAGATTCGTCGTGCAGACTACGAGCTCATTCAATTCAATGAACATTCCAGTAGAGATGAATGATAGTAGCAGTGTTAGTGAAGTGAGGCAAGTGTTGTTGGGCCGAGGCCTACTTCCACCTGACGATTATTTCTTCATTCATAAACAACGGATCATGAAAGACGATCAGAGCCTCCGGCGGCACGGTGTCAGAAATGGCGATTCGCTCCATGTGTTCAATGGGACAGTAAGCAACGGCCGTGATTAAACGATTGCAAATGCTAGGAAAACATTTATGCATTGTTATAATGACACATGACTGTTGGTATGATGGGCCGAAAagaatttctagtttgaatggTCACCTCAtccaagatgacccaaaaatcttccAGACTGGGAAGGTCtaagccatccaatctttggcctttttaAAAGACTCAGGGACTCAGATTGACTCGTCCAGTCTCGAGTTGAGTCGCAACTCACCCTGAGTCGGCTGATTCATGTTATGGGAGGAactcgggcgggttgggtcaggttgagggtgCCTGACCTAACTTAAAGAGAACCCAACCCACAACCTAATTCGACTATAATTTGAACATGTGGTGCTCAACCTCAAGCCAACCTGAATTCCTCTTTACtcaaccaacccaacccaacgtGGCCCACATGCACAATGATTATTTCCAACTTGACCCGAATTTGGTCGACTCGAATCGATACCAATTTCAAATTGGTTCGGTGTTCTCGAACCTGAACCGGACCTGAACTTGGGTTTTGGGTCAACCAGGTTTGGGTCAACTAGAACCCATGTTGCAGCCCTACCTTGTTTGGGGGACTTGTGGCGTCAAAACGGATTGGATTCAACCAAGTTTGGGTCGACTCGAACGAGTTGCACGGGAGTTGTTTGAGTCTTAAAACTGGAGTTGGGCATGGGATGACTCGACTCGTTTAGACTCGACTCGAGCCGAACTGAGTAGGTGAGTCGATTCGAATtgagtgggtgagttgatccgaactcaaaccgagtcaagttcggtcacccaataactcgactcgactcaacctgAAATCCAACTCGACACTAACTCCACTCGATTTGAAACCTAACTCGTACACACACACATGTAACCCAAGATTTGATGTTTCCGATTTGAGATACCATGTAACTGATGGAGATGCCACAATTCTGgcaagtgcacctaggttttgagttgtcaTTTCAACCTAGGGATATGCTGACTCGACCTAACTCAGTACTTGTGACTAGGTCAGACTCATTTTGGATTAGTCTAGGCTAAACCTGGACTCAGATCGGGTGAGGCATGCTGAACTCAGTAAAGAGCCGGGTCAAGCTTAAGTCAAGTCTATTTTAAAAccaaatcaagtcaagtcagcCCAAACCCAGTTCAACTCGACTCACTCAATGCTTGGCTCTACTCAAAACCATGATGGGGATAGCTCATCAGTACATGTGGATGAGCTTGAACCATTCAACATCCAACCCAAGCTCGGCCCATTTATTTGTTGGCCTAATTTTAAGAACCTCAAAGGCGggaatcaaaggtggacccataTCATGAAAGTTCAAAATCATCATTAGATATATACTCTAATTAATATcgaccattcatttttctagtcaTTTATTGTGCCATCATCAAATTCACTTCTAGGAGGGATTGGCAACTAATGTGCAACAACATATTTGATAATCCCGATTAATAATCTGACCTTCTCTGTTATAATTAATATGAACCGTCTATTTTCATAAACATTGATTAGTTGAGATCAACAGTTGAAGTGACTTTTGGGAAGGGTatttaatcaaaggtgggccttacatgatcCATGGTCCAGATCACTGTAGAAACTCCTCTACTGTAATCAATATGGCCCATCAGATTCTTATCCATGATCCAATGATCAGGATCATCAAAACAAAGTTACATTAAAAAGGATGGATAATAAAGTTGGGTCCCACGGGTCGAATACTCTTACCATTAGAATGataaatatggaccattcattttcAAAAGATTGACCGGATGGTTAGCCTTAGTAGGCCAAAGTGATTTTTAGAAGTGTCTCGGAGGACCAAATGTCACACCTACATGATCGACGGTCCAATTTATTTACGAGACAATTTCTACTATAATACATACGGACCATACATTTCTTATACATGATGGGTTGGTTTGGATCGTAAAATCAAAATGCCTTTGAAGAGTGATTGGCaatggaaagtgggccccacaagacggATAATCCAGATCAATGATAGAACGGTTAGGATCACACCACCATCGaccaatgagctggcaaaattgatggacggtgtggataaaacgcatacatcgtggtgggactCACATGGCTTTTCCACCACCGTCACCACCCAATCCGAGTCAGGAAACTACCACGTTGCGTACTGACACTGACGATAGCCACGTCTCTCTGtgagccccacgatgatgtatgtgttttatccaagccggccatctatttttggatttttttttcaggaaatcatcccaaaaatgatgtagatccaaatctcaggtggaccacaccacaggaaaatagtggtgattgaatgcccacccttaaaatgagccgaaaaacgattggacggcttggatataacactacatcatagtggacgattggacggcttggatataacactacatcatagtggggcccacagagcaacaTCCAGTAGGACGCTGCTGGCAGTGTCGGTAAGCAATCCTCGTCCGTTAAATTGTCCGATCATCTCCATTTCTGGGACAGGCTCCATTCACGACGGGGACCACAATTTGAACGGCCCAGATTGTTTTCGTCAGTTACTGAAGCGGAACCGAGCCGCTGCAAgggtttttctcttcttccaaaCGCCACCCCACTCCCAAACCCTCTAATTAGGGTTTTTCGTTTCTCTCTCTTATTCATGGCCTGAAACTATCAATGCCGTCCGTTTCTTTCCCGACCGTTTCCCGTTTTCCTGCCGTCTTCTACCAAAGACCCTATCTTTTTCAAATCCAGACTCTGAAAATGTCCGCCCATGCCACTGGCAAAAGACCCATTTGCCCCTCCTGCTCCAAACCCGTCCGCCTCTGCCTCTGCTCTCGCATCAAACACCCGCCTATTGAAAATTCGATTGCTGTGACGATCCTCCAACACAGTCACGAGAAAAATCACCCTCTCAATTCGACTCGAATCGCCTCATTGGGGCTGAAAAATCTTGCTATAGTTCCAGTTTCCGACGTCCATTTTGAAGCCCGGTTCGACATCCAGCTGATGAAATCCGACCTGGAAGGTATGAATGACGGTTTTGAATGTGGTAGGGACCGTTTGGAGAAACCCAGATTTGGTTGGATTTCAGATTCTGTAGAAACCCAGAAAGAAGTCAGAGAATGGTGCTCTGGAATGGCTGTTTTTGCTGCTGAATCGGACAATGGGAGCTGTCGAGACCGCCCGCAAAAACTGAATTCTGATCAAAATTTGGATTCTGGAGAAACCCAGGAAGCAGTCAGAGAATCAGACTCCAAAACTGCAATTTCTGCTGCCAAATTGGAAAATGGGAGCTGTCGACACCAGCAGGAAGAAACAGATTGTCATTCCGAAGAAACCCAGAAAGCAGCTGGCAAATGGGACTCTAAAGCTGCAATTTTTGCTACGGAATTTGATAATGGAGTAAGTAATTGTCATACCCACTTGCAGATTTCTCAATCCCATGAGGAGAAACTCAATCCCAGACAAATTCCAGCATCTCCAACAGAGAGGGAAAATGCCCATTTGCTGAACAATCACAAACAattagaaaaatcagattttgagcGAGTTCCCGATTTCTCAGCGGAGATAGAAACATTATTGGGGTCAGATTTGAAAACCAGTACAATTGCTGCCAATGCAGAAAATGGTTTTGTAAATGGCTTTTCATATCATCACAACAGTCAAAATTTCTCGGAAAAGGTAGATTTTGAGCAAAATCCAGCCTCAGAATTTGGCAATGAGGATAGAAGTTTTGCTGTTACTTCGAAGATCCATCAAAACAACCAGAAAAAAACAGAGTTTGATATGACTTCAGATTCTACCACAGCCAAAGAACCATCATTGAATACCCAAAAACCTGTGATCAACCTGAGTCCCAATCAAATGGAAGAATGCATGACAGCTAGAGAAGATACCATTACCGCCACCATTGCTAAATGCAATTTCACCTGCTCTCTTACCTGCCTCCAGACCTCTCAAAACAGCTCCAAAAAACCCGATTTTGGTTCCCTTTCATCTTCCTCAATTGGCAAAGACGCCATTTCAAATGGGTTCATCGTGAAAAGGGTGCAGACAAAGCTGTCAATTGGTAGTAGCACGAAAGTTGGAGAGTTTGAGGAATTCAATATTGCAGTTCCACCTGGATCAGCCCTCCTTTTTCCAAGTGAGAAATCGATTGGTTTGGATTCTGTTGATTTCAAGGTGAAGCATTTGATCGTTTTGGATGGAACATGGGCGAAGGCGAAGAGGATGTACCATGAGAATCCATGGTTGAAGCTTTTGCCGCATTTGAAATTGGATTCAAGGGAAACAAGCTTATACAGCGAAGTAAGGCATCAGCCAAAGGCTGGGTGCTTGTCTACCATTGAGAGCATTGTTTGTGCCTTGAAGGCATTGGGAGAGGATAGTACGGGTTTGGATGATCTTCTGAACGTGTTTGAATCGATGGTCAGGGATCAGAGGCAATGCAAAGATGAGAGGTTGAGTAGAGAGTCTTTGGCGGCGTAAGCTTCTTCTGATCCCTTCTACCCATTCactaggctgtgtttggatgaacATATTTAACTGAATTGCAATGAATGGTTCAACAAAGAGGAAATGGCTAGATTGTAATGAGGAATTGCAAGGTCCTTGTTTGGTGATGCAAAGGACTTCCAACATGTGGGGCGTtggttcagttatccaaactgTTAATCTGATGGGTTCCTATGTGGGTGGGAGATGTGCTGGAACTCTGAGATCAGATTATCATTACCCCCCAAGATCTAGCcttttccattgaatgtggaccttcGCCATCTAATTGTTGGGAGCTAATTGAAGCACTGGATCTTATACATTTAGGAGATTTCCAGTGGATTCCCATTCATGGAGGGGCCCATCAGATTAACAgattggatcaccaaaccatgtgcaCCACATGTTGGGAATCTTTGCATTTGCTTATGAGCCACAACTGGTTGTTTCTCAATTGTAATTAACTTGGAATTCATAATGAGGAAGGAACCAAAAACTACAGTCATAATCCTTTCGAGTCCAACTTGGAGTTCAGTTTCTCAATGTGAGGACTAAGTTAATTGCAATTTGGCCGTTTCCACTTCCTGAACTAAAATTGTTGCAATTCAATtcgatggtgcatccaaacaagaCCTAAATTAATGATTAATGCGATTGACATATATCCTAACTCCATTGGATCTTTTGATAACACAATAGAGATGAGAAGTTATGTGGGCTAGACATCTTCTTGGAATGCCCCTTCTACTCGATTCATATTTACTGGTGATTTTGAaagcaatttgtgagaaatgtCCTGCTCCCTTCTGATTCTGTTGTCATGTAGAACTTATCATCATTGGTTTCTTATTAATGAATTGTGGGGAAATATGTATTTTGCCATAAATAGGCACGACAAGCTATggattctttcttttttctttcagttCTTATCTTAGTTTCAACATCATCCAGGTATTTTGATTGCCAGCTTGTCAATTTTGGCTATAATTTCATAATTGTCGAAATCTTTTTTTATCTAAATGCCAATATATATTTGTTATAGAGAGCGTTAGTCTGTTCCGAATGTTATGACGCCTGTTCTGCATTTACAATGTTGTCTGTGCAATTTATCATACTTGAATCAAAATGCTCTAATTGAATGTCTtgcttttgggtgtgtttggttgcaccaaatatcatgatagttCATGATCAATCAATCTACTTTTGTGCAAAATTGCATTATATTCCATGAAATTTTGTGCAGCCAAACACACCCGGTAGAGTTCTTTCAGGTGTTTCTGATTTGGTTGTGGGATGACATTGCTCCTTGTTCTCTGTTCTTTTCTCCCACTACTGCATGATCGGGTGCTCAAATGCTTCAGCTTCACCCATATATTTACATTAGATCTATTCAGCCACCAATTTTGATATTAAACTGTCCACCTCTATTATCACAGCAGCCTCTTTCTAGTATGGGTACTAATGCATATCATAGGCATTGACATGTACAGGCAAAACTTTTCTGGTGCTTCTGTCGTACCAAGGGTGCAGTTGTGTTCCTCCCCAAACTGAATTGCATTTGTTAGTTTATAAATTGAAAATAACAAGATTGTACTTTCCCTAGCATTCACACTGAGGTTATTTGCTCCAAATATCAAAGATGGGCATGAAACCGCAATTTGAGGACTACTTCCTCATTACAAAGACATGGAAACATTGTTACATGTTTGCCATTTCCTGATAATTAAACTGACCATCTGCAATTCAGTTCTCACGTGGCAAGTTTTCATGCTCGATTGAACTTGAGTTTCGCAATTCATTCAATTCGTTGTAGAGGAAAAGTGGGCGTCATACTGTTTGACCGACAGTTGCAACCAAACCCAATTTTCATTTCCGTCCATCTGACATTGGACTTAAAAACTAATAGGAATTGAAATTTTGGAGCTAGTCACATCATTCTGATCTGCTGTGTCACATTTACCCTTTATCCAGGCCTATTTATCAAGGTTTTACAACTCAAACAAGTCTCGCACGACTCATCCAAGTCGACTTCGACTGAGACCCATCCCGGCTCGATAGCACAAGTCAGAATTGACCGCGCCTTGGCCAAGTCATGACTAGACTCAGCACCCAGCTAGTTGGTCTGAGTCACCGAGTCTTAAATCCACTCTGTTTATTGGTTCTTGTCTTGCTCTTGCCACCCTCTCATTGCTAATGATGGCATTAGAAATTACATGGTACTGTGCATGAAATGATGTCAGTATTTGAAAACTCCTATCATATAGGCTACTACCTCCTTTCTTTTATCCTGAAAAGAAGGAATGATTAGGAGACATCAATGAAGGAAGATAATTGCTTCTCATCCCCACCTCAGACAGAATATTCAAACGATGATGTCGGTGCTGGGCTCTCGAGAAGAAAGAAACTTCCAAGTTGTACAGACTCGTTCGCCAAGGCCCAGAGGCTTTTAGATCAACTATCCACTTTCTTGCAATTCACTTCAAATgatcatccaaacacaacctaaagagTTCAATAGTGGAGTGGGCTAATGACCCTTAATGCGCATCACCCGTCCTACCTCAGCACCTGCCCAAGATTGTCAGCATTGAAGATGGCGCCCATGTTATAACTacacattttttttaatggtcttaatctctctttatggtgtgtttggatgtactatTTGTTTAAATTGCAATTGTTAGTCTAATAAGGGTTTAATTTCTATCagaggggtcgtttggatgcttgtaattttTAAGTTGTAAACAAAATACGCCTGAAAGTTATTTATAGGTAAATGAAATCACTTCTTTCTTTGAAGTTTTCAAATGCACTGGAAAGCTGTAAAAGTGACTTGCAAGTTGTAACTCACAGGTGAATTTTTTTATGCAAATACCATTTATAAGTGAGCTACCTATAAATCCTTTACAAATAATAAAACTCAAAAGCATCCAAACGACTTGAGGAAAAAGTTCATGAGGGGAGGTAATAAAGAAAGACTTAATGGCCTATGTTTTAGTTGAGGAATGAGGATATAGtcattgatagagtggaatgacgaCTCTGGAGGGAAAAGGTTCAAAAGAAAGACTTAATAGCCTATGTTTTACTGAGGATATGGTCTTGTTAACAGGTCCGGTTCTAGAGTTACCCGACTTAGGCTGACGGGGTCCAGGTCTGGCCGACTCGGGCTCAAGTCTGACCAGGTTCAGGTACCCATTGGGTCCTTGGACATTGGTTTTGAGTTGGGTCCGGGTCGAACGCATACAAGTGGTTGGACCCACGTAAATGGATGGACTTGATCACACACGTGTGCTACTTTAACACATTGTGTACAGGTGCTCTTTTCCATACATGTGTGTAGAAAACCTTACTCCGCTGGTATAATATAAGATTAATatgtttaattattattatcataaatTAAATAGACctgcttttaaaaaataataaaataaaataaaattactagaCCTGCCCGTTCCATTTTGAACGGGCTAAACACGGTGGACTCGACCCAAACCATTCTTAACCGGGAGCGGGTTGGGTACTCCCCCCACCACGACCTAGGACCTAGCCAGACATGGACGGTCCTGTCAtgtgatctgtggggcccactgtgatatatatgttttatccaaattgtccatccattttgaaatatcattttagggcatgagctcaaaaaggagctagatcgaaggcttaagtggaccacaccacaggtagcaGTGGTGACAGTTacctccactgttgaaaccttcctaaggcccaccatgatggttagttgccatccaacccgttcgtaAGGTTACatgaacttggatgaagggaaaacattttTATAAAAAACTTGTGGCCATAGAAGGTTTTTGGGCTGTccgcattcaatcctcactttttcccgtggtgtggtccattggagccttcaatctacctttttttggctcatacctaaaataatctttcaaaatggattgtatATACTATTAAAAGTGCCTCTTGAAAGTTAAATTTTAACTTGATTGTATAGAGATGAGATAAATTTTCATTTTGTCTTTATATTTGTAAGAGACTGTCTACAGTGTTTGAATGGTTATgacccactatttaaatggtttagatcaaatgccATGAATGGTCCACCATTAAATGGTATAGGTCATGTGATAGGGCCTACGTAACAAGCACTTTGAATCTCACCCAAAATGAAAAATTTTCTCTGCCTCTACAAAGTTAAAAGAGATAGAGCATGTTTGTTTAACCATTATCCATGACAAATGTTGGTAaatgaaaattattatttttaacctcTATTTGAAGAGAGGGGGTGGAATTCACAAGCTAATATATGCCTTGAGAACCAGGGATTGcattggtgggttccaccatgatgtatatatttgatccatgctgtccatctatttcatcAGCTAgctttaaaaatgaggtagactgTAAGCTCAAGTTGATCACATCGCAAGAAATAAGGAGATaataacatccaccattgaaagcaaAAATTTGTGTTAGGCCTGCAGCCATGTACATCTATCATCCAATTTGCTCATAAGGTCAGAAAGACATGAATGGAaataatattagcttgattgaaaacttctatggctctaaagaagttttcaataattgGTGTTTAATTTCCACTATAGTGGATGGTGTGATCCACCGGtcctttggatttgtctcatcttttggctcatgccctagaatgagggGATAAATATGCTAGAATCAAAccaatacattacagtgggcctcatgaaTTTTACCCATGTCATTCTTCTCGATTTCAAAAATTATGAAACTGTGAATGTAAAGACCCCTGGTTATAGGAATTTCCTTGGGCAATTAATTATTACCTATTCATACCTTCATTTATTATATGGTAAATGGGAAAATAAATAGGCCCTAATTATCATTTTAATATAGTCaacaattaaatttaaaattcacTTATCAACAACATTGACTAGGTTCAACCATGTGTTATTTTATAACTGTATGTGTCTGTATGTCAGATATATTTTACACCCCAGAGGGGCTATAATTGGAGATACCATTGTTTCTGGTACAGAAGTTCATATATCAATGGAAAATGCCCTACCTTTGAGTGCAGTTTGAACTATTGATTTACATATAATTGTATGTAACCAATTAGGTTTACAATGAAACCTAGAAATCGATAATTGATCCAATTTGGAACTAGGAATGTCAAGAATCATTCGATGACGATTAAGAAATATTTATTGAATCGGTTTCGCCAATCCTTGGCCGACCATTATTGCTCTATCTCTCCACAATCGAAACCGCAATATAGATTAGAAGAAATCCATAATAAATGAAATATTATCTGGAATAGAAGATGAAAAGCTTTAGGTTGGAGATTGATGATTGGCTAAGGTTTGAAATGATCTATGTTACAAAATCAAGATATTGTTAGATTAAGAGCCTAACGTAAGGGTTCAATACCTCTCTCAGTGTTCAAATACCGCCCTTTACCTCTGCAAGCTCTCCACTTGCGAATGCCACCAGTACTACCAAAATTCAGACCGTCATCATTATCACATGGTACTCTTAATTGTTGCTGGTTTTGCTCGTGATGCTATGTTCCAACAAAACAGttctttcccaaaaaaaaaaaaaactctacggTTGATCATTTGTCATTTGGACAACCAGCTCAATTCGCATCTATGTAAGATGATAGGTCATCTCCACCAAATGATGAGTTGGCAATTTATCCAATACAGAACACTCCTATCGAAAAAATGATTTGAACCATTTACTGAAAAAATGGGTGTCTCACTCTTTTTCTATCCAATGCTGAATCGATGAGCTATGTATAAAATAAGAAGAATTTTGTGGATTTTTGTCAGCTTCTTGGAAATCCGCTGGTCATCACTCATAAATCAATGTAGCTCAAAAGAAGAAACTGTATCAGTGATTGCGTACTTACCATTCTTTTGCTTACATGACCCTCCCCTGCCCCTCAAACGGTGCCCTCCATTTGGGGGGGAGTTAGTCACACCCGTCCTCCCAAGCTTGCTCTCCTCTTTGCCGTAAaggacgtgtgtgtgtgtgtgtgtgagagagagagagagagagagagagagagagagagagcaaaaacgTTGTCCAATAATACTATAAAGGAAGTTAATTTTTGCTTTTGGGCTAGTGTAGTTATCTGATTTCTTGCGAAACATAATGTAAATAAATCACCATTACCATTTCTAGGAGTTTGTTCATTAAAATTAAGATTATAGTCGACAATTGAGAGTCAAATACACGAggtaaataaaatataattattatattttcatGTTATAAaattatatgatttttgggtgaaacTAACAGTCTAGCACAATCATCATTGCAGGGCTTGTACAGCGCAACACGATAACGGATTTTAGTTCTCGACCATTTCTGGGCCCACAAATTCCTAGAGAGATTTCTACATTTTGAAGTTTTGTCCAGGTATCATCAGTGAAAGCTCAcagtaaataaaaatatttaaaaatatctattttaaatttttttaaatataggcTTACATAACAGTTCCGATGGGAAGACTGCGTCCTGCCCGCCCGGACTACAATCCATCTCCGtggatcccaccgtgatgtatgattttatccatgccgtctatccattttttttcatatcattttagggcccgttgGCTGGTTAGATtggaatagattggatggcattggaagttaaatcccgagattggcagggcgtgccaaacagagacgGTGAtatgatcccaatcccatggatcttaagggcctgtttgggctgtttgggcagtgggattagaaggtattcggtgggatgggattgagaagacataattattacccatggcaaggattgtcccctattgccatgggataaaattaatgtcatgctttgttgataatacgatggtgcattgaatggatatacccaccatcatttgaaattacttagaataacatacatgtgttatatctaagctgttcatttgttttgtaatatcattttatggcataggcctaaaaatgaggtagaaccaaaacttacctggccccaaagaagttttcaatggtaaatattcaattcccattgctttctatggtggggtccacttgagccttatatttacctaattttttggagggtctgtttgggcagtgggattagaagggattaggcgggatgggattcatctggtcccgtgccaattccactccatgtttgggaagaatggaaaagcttggaattacattaaatggaattgcattgggtctcgtgccaatttcactcaatgtttgggaagttgtgtgggtcccaccatgatgtgtgggatatatccacaccgtccactcatttatccagattattttagagcatgggccaaaaaatcagataaatctaaagctcaagtggaccccaccataggaagcaatgggaattgaatatttactgttgaaaacttctttggggccacgtaagttttggttctacctcatttttaggcttatgccataaaattagattacaaaacaaatgaacagtttagatataacaaatatatgttattctaagtaatttcaaatgatgatgggtatatccattcaatgcaccaccgtattatcaacaaagcatgaaattaattttatcccatgggaataggggacaatccctgccatgggtaataattatgtcttctgaatcccatcccacctaatcccttctaatcccactgctcaaacagaccctaagggcccgtttggccggtcggattggaagggcttggatggtattggaagggattgaaagtcaaatcttgggattggcctggcgtgccaaacagagtcagtgatctgatcccaatcccatagatcttaagacaatccactggcaacaccatcattacctttaaatcctatccaatccaacctaatccttttagggcccgtttggccggatggattgggagggattgaatggtatcagGGTGGATGGCACGGATTTCTAAGTAATGATGAtgctgtcagtggattgtctggagatccatgggattgcaatATCCGTGGATTGCAATATCCAATCTGCTTGGCGCGCCcgaccaatcctgggattaaaccttctcatcccttcctat
This region of Magnolia sinica isolate HGM2019 chromosome 1, MsV1, whole genome shotgun sequence genomic DNA includes:
- the LOC131239932 gene encoding uncharacterized protein LOC131239932 isoform X1, producing MPSVSFPTVSRFPAVFYQRPYLFQIQTLKMSAHATGKRPICPSCSKPVRLCLCSRIKHPPIENSIAVTILQHSHEKNHPLNSTRIASLGLKNLAIVPVSDVHFEARFDIQLMKSDLEGMNDGFECGRDRLEKPRFGWISDSVETQKEVREWCSGMAVFAAESDNGSCRDRPQKLNSDQNLDSGETQEAVRESDSKTAISAAKLENGSCRHQQEETDCHSEETQKAAGKWDSKAAIFATEFDNGVSNCHTHLQISQSHEEKLNPRQIPASPTERENAHLLNNHKQLEKSDFERVPDFSAEIETLLGSDLKTSTIAANAENGFVNGFSYHHNSQNFSEKVDFEQNPASEFGNEDRSFAVTSKIHQNNQKKTEFDMTSDSTTAKEPSLNTQKPVINLSPNQMEECMTAREDTITATIAKCNFTCSLTCLQTSQNSSKKPDFGSLSSSSIGKDAISNGFIVKRVQTKLSIGSSTKVGEFEEFNIAVPPGSALLFPSEKSIGLDSVDFKVKHLIVLDGTWAKAKRMYHENPWLKLLPHLKLDSRETSLYSEVRHQPKAGCLSTIESIVCALKALGEDSTGLDDLLNVFESMVRDQRQCKDERLSRESLAAPIYQGFTTQTSLARLIQVDFD
- the LOC131239926 gene encoding uncharacterized protein LOC131239926 yields the protein MKIKMGKLKNCGALHLLRRNMWFRWAPSILRLGTVYWSCIFVEKMDGRATGACHHAQQKRMNIFVVTEVGRLLVVVGPTETVLEVKQRLELILGVPTASQALSIYGIELIDGFELEFYDVYEGMQIDLDVAPEGMYKFQICIKISTRQISLEVKGLDTVAYLKERIQIEDGTPIERLTLFYSGTKMEDARCLGDYGIVEHSEIIAIIKPIPRLKAVPPPRRLRFVVQTTSSFNSMNIPVEMNDSSSVSEVRQVLLGRGLLPPDDYFFIHKQRIMKDDQSLRRHGVRNGDSLHVFNGTVSNGRD
- the LOC131239932 gene encoding uncharacterized protein LOC131239932 isoform X2, with protein sequence MPSVSFPTVSRFPAVFYQRPYLFQIQTLKMSAHATGKRPICPSCSKPVRLCLCSRIKHPPIENSIAVTILQHSHEKNHPLNSTRIASLGLKNLAIVPVSDVHFEARFDIQLMKSDLEGMNDGFECGRDRLEKPRFGWISDSVETQKEVREWCSGMAVFAAESDNGSCRDRPQKLNSDQNLDSGETQEAVRESDSKTAISAAKLENGSCRHQQEETDCHSEETQKAAGKWDSKAAIFATEFDNGVSNCHTHLQISQSHEEKLNPRQIPASPTERENAHLLNNHKQLEKSDFERVPDFSAEIETLLGSDLKTSTIAANAENGFVNGFSYHHNSQNFSEKVDFEQNPASEFGNEDRSFAVTSKIHQNNQKKTEFDMTSDSTTAKEPSLNTQKPVINLSPNQMEECMTAREDTITATIAKCNFTCSLTCLQTSQNSSKKPDFGSLSSSSIGKDAISNGFIVKRVQTKLSIGSSTKVGEFEEFNIAVPPGSALLFPSEKSIGLDSVDFKVKHLIVLDGTWAKAKRMYHENPWLKLLPHLKLDSRETSLYSEVRHQPKAGCLSTIESIVCALKALGEDSTGLDDLLNVFESMVRDQRQCKDERLSRESLAALLPPFFYPEKKE